The proteins below are encoded in one region of Apium graveolens cultivar Ventura chromosome 4, ASM990537v1, whole genome shotgun sequence:
- the LOC141719181 gene encoding uncharacterized protein LOC141719181: protein MPRQRSNNDEGAHMMTQLAETLATLVGNQQNGPRSLISEFKRLTPPVFEGSTNPSEVDKWLQEIDKIFELLGSTDDQKVNLASYQLQGSAYDWWLMEKRRVENNEEEASGAYTWETFKESFKDKYFPRTVRAKLERDFIRLEQGEKQTVSEYEAEFARLAKYVPTLVADEISRARRFEEGLRNEIKRHVAAFELNSYKMVDLTRMIPRESSIIEEMVEIFLETLQGTR from the exons ATGCCTCGTCAGAGAAGTAACAATGATGAAGGTGCGCACATGATGACTCAATTGGCAGAAACATTGGCGACATTGGTAGGGAACCAGCAAAATGGACCTAGGAGCTTGATATCTGAATTTAAGAGGCTAACTCCTCCAGTTTTTGAAGGATCTACAAATCCTTCAGAAGTGGATAAGTGGCTACAAGAGATTGATAAGATTTTTGAGTTACTAGGAAGTACGGACGATCAGAAGGTTAATTTGGCAAGCTACCAACTCCAAGGAAGTGCTTACGACTGGTGGCTAATGGAGAAAAGACGCGTTGAAAATAATGAAGAAGAGGCTTCCGGAGCATACACTTGGGAAACTTTTAAGGAGTCATTTAAGGACAAGTATTTTCCCAGGACGGTACGAGCTAAGTTGGAGCGCGATTTTATAAGGTTGGAACAAGGAGAAAAGCAAACTGTCTCGGAGTATGAGGCTGAATTCGCCCGTTTGGCTAAGTATGTGCCAACTTTGGTGGCGGACGAGATTAGTAGGGCACGTAGATTTGAGGAAGGATTACGCAATGAGATTAAGAGGCATGTGGCTGCTTTTGAGCTAAACAGCTACAAGATG GTGGATTTAACGAGAATGATCCCCCGAGAAAGTTCAATAATCGAGGAAATGGTGGAAATTTTTCTCGAAACGCTTCAGGGAACAAGGTGA